ATCGCCACTTATCTTCATCTCCTCCGGTGGCGGGATGTTTGTAGCCATGTTGATGTTGTTAGCCGAGCTTGTTGCTAACGTCGTTCCactcttttcttttcttcctcGTCTTCACAGGTCCCTCTCTGAAACACGGTACTCTTCCACCAGACATTGTGTGGTACTAgtcacttctgacaccatgtttgtgtgtatgaataATGAGACTCGAGACAACAGTGCATATTCTAGTAAGACTGTATTCAACTGGCGCCAGAACATCACACACGCCCACTTCCTTCATGCTGCTGGGACGTACCATTTCACAAGGGGTGTTGTGACAACACAAACCCTATCACAGCAACTGCAGGTGTACAGGTTGCTGTAGTGAGTTGATGATCGGCTGTTTGGATGCATTTTCCAGATTTGCCACAGTGCTGAGGAGGGCCCTTGAGTTGTAGTAATAATGTGTCCTGGCTGGGGAGTTGTTCCTGATGTACAGCAGGCAACACCATTCTATATGAAGCAACAGAAGAGGGGGAGCTTGGGCATAGTGGTGAGAATACTTGTGTTAATGTAAGTGGGGAAGCAGTTCTCTCACGTGCAGCTGCGGGAATGATGTCCACTTTGTTAGTTTCATTCCCTGACACTGAATGCGTGCTTGTCGTTATACATCCCCCAAGTGGAGGCATTACAAAGTGCTGCTACTTTGTTACTGGTTCAGGTGAGTGAGTATGTGAAATGAAAATTGTAGCACAACTGTCGCTCACTAAAGGAGGTTCTGCTGGTGAAGGCTCCGTGTCCGTATGAAGGTCCTTTCCATCCATTTCTTCTTCCATGAGGAAGGAAGATATGTGTTCCATGAGCTGTTGCCATCGCCGTTGTCTGCTTTCATATTGGTGGAGTTTAGCAGTAAGTCGAGTAATTTTGTCCGTCTCCTCCTTTTCCTTTACAGATACTGATTCCATTAGTTTCCTGAGTGAAGAAACATTCAGCATGTTGACTGACGTGGCACGATGTGAGGTTACTCGGTCATCTATTTGAAGCAATGCATCTGCTTGGCTACTGTTCACTGCAGCCGCTGCTCTTCTCTGCTCCTCTCTGCTCCTCAATCTCGGCAGGGGGGGATGAGAGGCCAGGtcgcgggaaaaaaaaaaaagtacttatgTTTGTCCAGAAGTCATATAGCTGATAAACATAACCAAGTCACTTTCTCTCTTGCTGGACAACTATGTtatccttttgttttttttgttattcattatTTCATAAAGTTATGgggttatttttttatgtttcttgTGATTTGTAAAATGATTTTATCACTGCAGGATGTTGTAGTATAGAAATACTTTTAGACCACATTTATGTTTTATTAGTTGCATTAAATTATGCATTTTTTACTTGTACTCTCACTTGAGTACAATATACTCTGATCATCCATCGCTCAACTGTTGCAGTATAAGTCCTGTCATGCAGCTGGACAAaagtaattataattattatacattGCTAAGCACAAACATATTAAATTAAGTTTTATTATCTGCTGCAGCGAACTTTGAACCATGAAGCAAACAGTATAACACAATTTCCTTCTGGTGTTTGATCGTCAACATGCAGCGACTGCATCACTTCATATTTCATCTTTGGTGTCAGCAGGATGTTGAAAGGCAGCAAGTGGATTCTTCAGCTGGCTTCTATTAGCGTGTTTGTGCAGGTACGTGAGTTCAATGCTAATTTTGTCACTAAAGATTATATTCAAAATGTATCGTTCCATTGTGCAAGTACGTTAACTCAATGCTAATTATGTCACCAAAGATTATGTTCATAATTCATCGTTacattgtgcaggtgtacctaatgaagagtCCTGTCATGGAAAATAAGCTTAATAGTTTCATCATTAATACATTTATACAATGCAAAAAGTCACCTGTTCattcaaaaataacaaaaattgatttattttgtgcTAAGAAAAAAACTTGAGTTGTTTTCTGTCTTTTAGTTACTTACAAACCTCCTCCAAGGAGTTAGGTTTACCACTTTACCACTGTGCCACAGCACATGAATAAGAGGTCATtgagatcgatcgatcgatctcgATGACGCACACAGGGTAGAGGGACAGAGTAGAGGAACAGAGGAGATGGACGCAGCAAAGAAGGACAAAGTAAAGTGACAAAAGAGATAGGCACAGAGTAAAAGGAGTGAGTAGAGGGAGAGAGTAGAGAGACAGAGTAGATGAACAGAGGAGACAGGGACAGAGTACAAGGACAGAGTGAAAAAACAAGATATGGACAGTAGAAGTTAGGGCTgtaactaacgattaatttgataatcgattaatcttctgattattacttcgattaattgaTTAATAATCAGATAAATGAGACAAACTACTTTTCGATCCTTTCtaattatttatttgaaaaaaacagcatactggcaccatgtcctttcgacttgccaaataaaacaaggcaagtgttacaattttttatttttttttaataaagtgtagcattgtcatgcacaatagcaataattttgcttaggggacaTTCAAACCTGTCTACTacttattccaaccattctgcaatggtGGATGCTGAATGTATTTCCTCTAGGGATATGGTATGAGGCaaattgacttcatgttccattcgtctctaACGTAATGGCATGTATTGCCAGGGTAGGGTtccgtggctacacttgtccacacatcagtagtgagagcaattttgctctgggtggcttttatgtcagtctacactgcttggaatgtctgctcgtacttcctctccatcagtttggtaaaatgggttcTCGAGGGAAGAGtctaaccagggttgaggacatgAATCATTTGTcaaaaaccttcatcctccaccattgatagtagcCTCATGTCAGTtgccaacatattcaggatagcatcagtcaatgcagccgcttgctttggtgtgcagaccttcctttgtaccaagttgttaatgctgccttgtttctttctgaaatgagagaaaccatattatgaacgtacatagtagcatcatttacatgtaactcaatacatacccagttgattttatttaacatttctgacgtaaaaggcaaatacgccaccacattaaaaaaaacccaGCTAAATCAAATAAATGGACTTTGGAGTTGCAgaataaaccaataataacacagaaatgtaactcatcagatcagaactgggtcagataatgtacacgtttctgttgtgaaataataaaggattcattttaggctgcctctgaataatagcatgaaatattccagcacctgcataacgtttagttatactaaagtgtcactcaaatttaaatacatttatatggCTTTATGGGGCCCGGCTaaattgatccattatgaaactaACCTGAGATATTACTGTCCGTtacgtttatttccaaattgCTAACCGTGCGTTTTcgctctcaaaacggagtcaaatgtgccggagacacattatcagccccgcgttgcaagAAAGGGATAACGGCAACGTTACTCAGAGAAAAGAGCTGCCGTGCTTAACTCATGAATGCCTCTTGCGACCCttaacacagaaaatgaagtcgtCGAACTCTGCAAAACATTCCtagcactctgaaagttaatacaaaTACTGTTGCTGCagtgctgccttaaaaaaaaatctccttgtTAACAAAAGatcaaaaacacacaaagacggacacaaaaGATAAATTTGTCCGGACTCTGGACTTGAAGTTACGTACCATGActtcttcccttcatccatggctccatGTTTCCGCTTCAGGTGCTCCCGAAGCTATGTTGTCCTTCTGTGCCACGCGAGGTCaatgctgcacattttgcaggaaactgtcttctttgaagtctttaaagtaaagtgttcccaCACTTTGGATGCCtcaggtcgtacacttttctccattgaagctctaacctcaagatgtttctccgctgaactagccgtactgtttccctccgccatttttcgaacGTTTCCATGAAGGAGACGGcatggtcacgtgagctgcacatgacacatcattggctggcttactgccacctcatgagacgtagccgcagcgcatgcgcatagcatagatccaacgaatcgatgactaaattaattgccaactatttttataaacaAATTTAATCGTTTTAATCGAtcagttgttgcagccctagtaGAAATACAGAGTACAAAGACAGAGTAGagcagacctggacaaattaaggccctgggggcaacatgcggcccgttaagcttggCGTGGTAGGTAGaacagccgtgccagaaacttgaggattGCAGCTTCGCTCCCCGCCTGTAGCTATCAAaatcacttcacccttgcccgtagtgccgctcacactggtgaatgaatgatgggagGTGATCAGAGGGGctgtaggcacaaactggcagccacaattccgtcagtctaccccaggccaGCTGTGTCTACAATGGGGAGTGAATGTGGAGTgcatgaatgatgggttcccacttttctgtgaaGGGATTTGGGTGTCTTGAAAAGgctctatataaatctaatccatcattattattattattatgtatcagatatattacattgtgagtgttttttttctttttcttttttagccTTCGCATTCAtactttgctgtttgttgcattgttgttgcatttcgcttgattgtaaaatatgttgatcaagagagggtgtgacattcatatgttggcaatgttcagtgttttatcattcatagttaattttgtaaatcccatattctttattttcatgtacattctgggtgttgcattcaataaaaacataaaattccattctgtttttacggcggtctgtcataacgtttttagctttcaatcagacaatattgtgaggttttgtattagtgttcgtaAAAGTCAgacataccagcccccagacacatttttttctcaaaatttggccccccgaggcaaaataattgcccaggcttagAGTAGAGGGACACCGAGTAGAGGGACAGAGTAGAGAGACACAGTCGAAGGACAGAGTAAAAGCACTGAGTAGATTGACAGAGGAGATTGGGAAGGACAGTAAAACAACAGAGTAGAGGGACAGTGTTAAAGGGACGCCGTAAAAGAACAGAGTAGGAGAACATAGTCAAAGGGACAGTATAGAAGAACAGAGTAGAGGGACAGAGGAGAGGTACAGAGGAAGAGAAAATGGGATAGAGGGCAGCAGCATTGTTTGATGTGTGTATAACATATATCAGCATGTATGCTCTTAAATGCTTGATTTTCATTTATTATCCTAAGTTTATCTTAAGTAAATGTGCAAACAATCCGTTTCGGTTTTGTTGACAACCTCTTATTTCGACATCAGTCAGCAAATCAGATAGGCATTAACATAAACAGATTCCAATAATGCTGTTTGTTTTTCGTCCACAGGTACTAGCATGCTCCTCAAGATGTCAGATCTACGGCCCTGTAGCTGCTTGTCATGGACAGAACCACCTGTGGGTGCCGGCTCTGCCCCCAAACATCAGCCACCTCTACTTAGAGCTCAACTACATCAGCGAGATTAACAGCACATCACTAGAAAATTTGGAGCAGCTGCTGGAACTAGACCTTGGGAAGCAGTTTGTGCCGCTTGTAATTCGAAATAACTCTTTTTTCAGTCAGACAAAGTTGACACGTTTGGTTCTGGGTAGCAATCTTGGCCTGAAACTGGAGCTCCGAGCTTTTGCAGGGCTGGTCCATTTGAAACACCTCTTTATGGACAACTGCCGCTTGACAGACTCCATAATGTCGGACAGATATTTGGAGCCACTTTTGTCCTTAGAATTGCTCAATCTTTTTGGAAACACAATACGAAGACTAAAACCTGGACTTTTCTTTCTCGGTCTGTCAAAGTTGACACAGGTGGACCTCAAGCTGAATGAGATTGAACGACTATGCGAGGGAGATCTCGTTAGTTTCAGCGGGAAATACTTCACACACTTCAACTTACACTCCAATCACTTGTACAAAATGGCCTCTTTCGGTTTCGATTGGAAAAAATGCGGAAATCCGTTTCGAGGAATGGCCTTCAATGTTCTTGATTTATCCACCAGCGGGTTCAACGTGAACACAACTGAACTGTTCTTCAAGGCCATCCAAGGGACCCCTATTGCTCATCTCATATTTTCCGGATTCTTGGGCAAAGGGTTCTCACATGACAACCTACCAGATCCAGATAGGCACACATTTGAAGGTCTGGCAAACAGTTCATTAAGTATTTTCGATTTGTCAAACAATCGAATATTTGCCTTACAGAGGGCAGTCTTTAGTCGTCTGACAAATGCAATAATAATTGATGTGTCgcaaaacaaaatcaatcaaATTAACGACAAAGCCTTCAGTGGTCTCCAGGGGAATGTAAGAATGGTGAACCTGTCCTTCAACATTCTTGGAGAGGTATATTCTCACACATTTAGTAGTCTGACAGAACTTCGAGTTCTGGATTTGTCTTTTAATAACATCGGAGTATTGGGGGATCAGGTCTTCAAAGGTCTTCCCAAATTACGAGCGTTATATCTGACAGGAAACTCTTTGAGGAACTTGGGTTTTCCCGCATCTTTACCAAACCTGGAATTTCTCCTTCTGGGTGACAATCGCTTGGTAGATCTTTATAATATAGATAAACTCAGTATAAATTCAATCTACGTGGACGTGACAAATAACCGGTTAACTAACCTGGAGGATGTTTATCGCACATTAACTACTTTTACGCATCTTCGGAAATTCTTCTTCGGTGGTAACTTCATCAAGTGGTGTAGACTCGGTCTAAATGTCTCGATGCCTTTTAATCATAGCTTACAAGTACTGGATCTTCATGATAGTTCTTTGCAGGTTGTTTGGGCTCAGGACACATGCCTTGAAGTGTTTCATCATCTAAATAATCTGGTCGCTCTGAATTTAAGCTTCAACTCCCTCATGAGTCTCCCACAATCCATTTTCAATGGTCTTATTTCTGTCATAGAGATTGACCTGTCATCCAATG
The sequence above is drawn from the Nerophis ophidion isolate RoL-2023_Sa linkage group LG03, RoL_Noph_v1.0, whole genome shotgun sequence genome and encodes:
- the LOC133549527 gene encoding toll-like receptor 5 produces the protein MMLKGSKWILQLASISVFVQVLACSSRCQIYGPVAACHGQNHLWVPALPPNISHLYLELNYISEINSTSLENLEQLLELDLGKQFVPLVIRNNSFFSQTKLTRLVLGSNLGLKLELRAFAGLVHLKHLFMDNCRLTDSIMSDRYLEPLLSLELLNLFGNTIRRLKPGLFFLGLSKLTQVDLKLNEIERLCEGDLVSFSGKYFTHFNLHSNHLYKMASFGFDWKKCGNPFRGMAFNVLDLSTSGFNVNTTELFFKAIQGTPIAHLIFSGFLGKGFSHDNLPDPDRHTFEGLANSSLSIFDLSNNRIFALQRAVFSRLTNAIIIDVSQNKINQINDKAFSGLQGNVRMVNLSFNILGEVYSHTFSSLTELRVLDLSFNNIGVLGDQVFKGLPKLRALYLTGNSLRNLGFPASLPNLEFLLLGDNRLVDLYNIDKLSINSIYVDVTNNRLTNLEDVYRTLTTFTHLRKFFFGGNFIKWCRLGLNVSMPFNHSLQVLDLHDSSLQVVWAQDTCLEVFHHLNNLVALNLSFNSLMSLPQSIFNGLISVIEIDLSSNGLTYLQPNLFPDSLKRLDLSRNFLASPDPETFKSLLFLSLMENRFHCDCNLEGFLKWMSVTNVTFFSSVEEYRCEFPAVHYDRPLLNYSQIVEPCEVDDELAVQDLKFALFIVSVLLIVIVTNCGIAYARLRGHIYIIYKKVVDRVLEGPKTLPALADVQFDAYLCFSNTDYMWVEAALLKKLDNKFSEENILRCCFEARDFLPGEDHISNIRDAIWGSRKTVCVVSKEFLKDGWCLEAFTMAQGRMLNELQNVLIMLVVGKVAHYQLMKYNAIRAFVQRREYLVWPEDPQDLDWFYQRLLSHILKDSALNKMADVQPQNDIQLENI